From the genome of Anopheles funestus chromosome 2RL, idAnoFuneDA-416_04, whole genome shotgun sequence:
TACAAATCTATTTTCCGTTTGTCTTGGCTCACTTGACTTGAGACATTTCCGTTTATGTATGAAAATCGATATTCAACAATAATGTAGTTTGTATAAGATACTGAAAATAATCGCATAATAATTCgtcatttctttttatttttttatccatgTTAAACCTTTCAACACtataatgaaacatttcacaatTTTGCTTATATCTCTCTCAGGTTACACTCAACAAGCCACTTGATCCGGCCCGTTTGCTACCGGAGGGCAAAGCCTACTGGACCTACTTGGGATCTCTGACTACACCTCCGTGCTCGGAGTCCGTTACCTGGATTCTGTTTAAGGAACCGATCGAAGTTTCGCACGAACAGCTGGAGCTGTTCCGCGAAATGCGCTGCTACGATGCCGCTGAAGAGTGTCCATGTGATGAAACGCTCAACAAGCAGTTCGAATACGGCAAGGTCATTAACAATTTCCGTCCACCGCTGGAGCTTGGCAACCGTCAGCTACGTGAGGTCGATAGCTActaaaaaagattcaaatttGGCCAGTGTGAATGTTTGAATTTCGTAGAAACACTTCGAAACATCAGCATAAATGTGTAAATGATTCGAACCAGGTCGATCTGTGACCGACCCAAGTAGTGCGAAGCGCGTCAACGCACCGTTCGAGGTTCGCTTATGGTAATcatgttttaaattagattCATTCGCCCGACGCAAACAGTGTGGGCAAAATGATAAACGTAGAGCAGCCACAGGAAGTCCTCGATTTAGGTCTCTTACCTTTTCGCCAGTGAAATGGATAACGATCGTTTGTCGTGGAGATCTTATTTTTTGtcataaaacaaattgcaaaaacaaaaatacgtaGAATGAGGCAAATCAAAAGCAATATTTATATCAATTATCTATACTATCAATCTGCTGAAGAGTTTTTGTACGCAAGATGAACGATTTAGAGAAAAAGGAACGATGAACAGCTTGAAAAGCCATAAAGGAATTTACTATTTACAATCATATGCGTCAGAAAATTTAGGATATAATTTCacctgtgcaaaaaaaaacaccctttgCTTTCCCCAAAAAGGTATGAAGTGCATGAAGTGCTGCAATTCTAAGCGAAAACGTGTGTTTTTAAATAGGTGCCTGGCAACGAgagctgacaaaaaggtgaaaaatttgtcaaaacggagcttttgtcactttgttgagcttttgacaaaattttattttgtagaaaatccacgaaaaaggttgacaagaatggtgacaaaaagttgacaaaaaTTTGACGTTCGCTTAAAACGTAAACAAGCGCGCTTTAAAGATAGTATATCGTGAATAGCTGACCATTGCGGTGTTCTCTTTTGTTGAATTAACTGTATTTCATCCCTGCAAGGACACAGACCAtcttaatcaattaatttaaagccaaAATTACTGTAAAACTGCTTACAATGCGTTGAATTTTCGTGTACGTTGAAGATGATGTAGATTTTGTCGATCATGGGTTGCTATGTTTtgtcaaagtgtacaaatgtgtgcacggccacggcaaaaactatttttcgcagttgacaagctgtttttgtcacttgaaaaatttgtcacctttttgtcagcgctcgttgcccagcacctAATGAGCCTGTATGTACAAAACAACACCTGGCGTTTATAGTATTGTTGAATATGCGTTTGAGCTAGAAAAGCTGCATGGCAGCAGCAAGAGAAGTATATCTATTATAAGGCGTCCATCATGCGCTATCAATCAAGAAAGTCGATAAGTTAACATAATAAAACATGTAGTTCCCTCAAGATCAAAGTGCAAAATTCGTATACATGCATGGATCGCTGATCGTAAGATTATGACTCATTGCATGCGCGCGAGCTAGGGTAAACACTGTTATTTGTTATTGAAAGGTTTAAATGTAGTTGCATGTAATCCATGCACTACCACGAGATGTTGTTGAATATATCATAATGTTAATAAAAGGGTGAATGCAATAGTACAGCTTTTACGAGTTGTTTCTCTAGTGGTGAAACTGACGAAACACACAATACAAATAAACGCATATCACACAACAGAAGTACTTTGCAGAAACACAATCCGGCATTCAGTTTTCAGCGATAATCATTCTACAGGACATAGCGACGCATGAAACAATTTCCTGAATTCGATCGATCAGACAGGAACCGTGTAAGTTAACGCAGCATTTGTACGCACGTTTAGCGATAAATGGGTTGTGAGAGTTTTCACATCTTGTATGATCGGATCTTGAGCTCGAACTCTTCGTCTTTTCGTGAAAAATTTCTCAGTTGGGAAATCACATTGAATCAATTTGAGCAATCAATATGAGCAGCAATATCAATTCTAGATATATGTATAATTtgcaggaaaacaaattgtgcTTGAAAGAAATCTCTTTGTGTTCGTCGAAGAAAGTGTGAATTTGtaaaaatgaatcaatttaaTGTAGAATCCCGTGTTGTCCTTAAAGGAAAAAGTGCGCATGTGTAGATttaaaagtaaagcaaactCTAGTAAGGTCTTGAACACttgcttaaaaaaattgtttcagctAACTTACTATTTAGTGCACAGAATGAGAGCCGACTCTAGGAAAAAGTTGACCTctattttatatcttttcttataaattaaatataaatgaatAGGTTCCGTACTGTCTTTCGAAATTTCATACGCATCGCACCATATAGTTTTCAGATTTCCCTTTCATGGCTCCATCTTTGATTATTTCTCTGCACAATATTGAGATTAACTGAAAATGACTGTAAAGCCCCAGCGGCCAAATACaccatttcaaacaaaacgtgcAAAAGCACGTGTCGACTGTACGGCAAAAAATGTCCAAATATTATGCTTATAGCGACCAGTGTGAATTTCATATTGGCCCTCCGCTGGCAACACTGCTGCTAGTTTGACATTTGACGCATGCACGTGTGATTGTTTTCGTGATTTCGTTGCGCGTGTTGGTCCGGCACTTTACCTTTGATTCCCTGTTTCTACATAGTTTGTGCAAAATGGGGAAAGCcaagaaattgaaattgcaTCGAAATAATACCAATCCCACCGGATTAATGAACGTGAACCAGTTGATTGAACAAGGACTTGCCGAAAGCGCAAAATCCGGCACGCCTGTAGAAGCCATCGTGGAGCAGTTGGAATCAGCCGTTGTCGAGGAAAAAATCTGTGGTCTTCAATCGTTAGCCACCATCTGCCAGGGAGAGGCCAACATAGGTGAACTGGTACGGTACAATGTGATTCGGATAGCTGCATCTCTTTTGGTGGATCCGGACCAGAGCGTGCGCCATGCCACTGCCGGCGCATTACGGAATCTGTCAGTAATCAGTGTGGAGTTATGCGAATTCATGGTCGATCAAGATGTGTTGACGCCGCTATTGGCCTTGCTTATTCGCTTCCCAAGCAATGGACAGTGGACTCCCACATTCGATAAGAATATGCAGAATCAAATGGATGAACATTCGGACACGTTTCTGCATGCAGTTAACCTGCTGTGGAATTTGTGTGAAAGTACTTCCGACGCGTTGAATGTGTTCAATCAATCCCAGTTGTTGGAAAACTTTGTAACTTTCCTGGATTATAACGTGTATGGGCAAGAGATTGGTAAGTATTACATGGCAGAGTACAATCGTTTTTAGATTCATTCATTACACTGATTTTTTCGATTCTCTATAGCGATTGCAGTAGCGCAGTGTCTACTGGTGGTTTCGGAAGAAAATGCCTCATCGTGGCGTGTACTCGCAAACCATGGCTCGGAACTAATATCGCTGCTTACGATTCAGGTAGTAGATAATGCAACAATAATGCTACGTGCCCTGGCTGCCGGCATTATCGGAAATGTTCCTGTGCTGTTGAGCAGTCATACGAGTAAAGTTTTGATTTGTGTTTCCAAAACACTTGAAACGAATCATCGTTCGGCGCTGGGTAATTTGACTAGCATGTTACCCTTCGAGCAACAGAAAGATCTGGTTGATTTAGAAGTAACCGATGACGTTGTTTTCGACGATGAAACGGAAGCCCAGTCCCATCAGCGGCGTCGCAAGGCTGATTTGCCTTCCGAGGGAGAGCTGGAAGTACGCGACGTGGGTCGATTGCTGCAAGCGCAACGAATAGTGGCCGAAATATTGACCAACATTTGTTCTTCGGAAGATGACTGGCAGAGCGAAAACAACGACCACGATAACTCTGATGGCTCTGATGCAGAGAGCGTATACGATTACGACACGAATGGATTGAATGAAAGCATCGAAAATACCGACAAAATATCTGTGGAAGTTTTGGAAGCCATCAAGTCACTTGCGTTGGTTGAAAAGCTATGGCAGAAAGCGCAACCGGTGGCCGAGAATGTGTATCAATTGCTGATCGAGTCGGAACCGAGCACCTTGAAGAAGCTGGATGCACTGCGGATTTCGGCCATGTTGTGCCTTCACAATCTGTGCAACAACATTTCTACGGATGATCTCGGTGGACCGGCTGCCGTTTACAATGTTTGGATCGATTTAGGCCAGCAAGTATTTCAGGGACAGCGCAACGGGAAGCTACTGGAAGCATCGACATCCTTGATGCGAGCCGCACTGGAACACCTACGTAAGAGCCCGGAACTGTTCCAGCAAATGACCGAGAATGATTTGCAGCTTATGTTGAACGGGGTGACCGAATGTGAAGATATAGAGATACGTGCAAACTGGCTGCGAATGTTGGGCATTTTGGGTTGCCTGTTACCGGAGTCGCATGTGAAGGTGATCGTCGATTTCGTGCTAAACATTTGCGCCAACGAAGCGGATGTTTGGGTATTGTCGGAGGCAGTCGATTCAATGATGGACATTTTCGCGGACAACGATTGGCACTCGATAATGCATGGGCTTGGCATGATAGCGAAGTGCAAACAGCTGGATCGCATCATGAGGGAGAAATTGAAGCGAGACAAGCGTCAACTCGGCGACCGGTTTCCTGCTGTTTCTACGGTACGTACAAATCTGAGTCGGTTTTGTAAATATCTAGAAACggaattgaaaaattacaaaccaAACACGGAATCATAATATGCTTCGGACGAACACTACACTTTGAACATGTAATTTTGTTCGAAGacttttggcatttttttttcttgtgggaCCTAtaattttgttgatttataAATTACTGGCAATCATTAGACTCTATACATTGGTAGTATATCAGCAACGAATTCTTGTTGTACttttcaacatattttttgtgttgttcgaTTTGAACTATAATGCAATTTACAACTCCCATTTATAAATACAATTGTATTGGCATTATAAGTTATTTAATCAATGGTCCTATTTTTCGAAATATAAGTGTCCTTTTTCCAAATTTGCATACTATATCGTAgcgtaaataaaatttatgtccatttttgaaaaactctctattttgtaaagaaagaaatttttaaGTACACTCATGTGTAGATTTGTTTCTATGTTACACTAATTGATgataaagtaaattaaaagaaatgaatCTATTTGTATTATAAAATTACCGTTTTTCTCATAGTTTGTTAGCAAATAATGTGCTCTATgtgtttttatataatttataaataatgaAGCAACATGAATTTTATTCTACTTTCGTCACTAAAGTACAATCAGCAAAGCACTGAGGTACGATCAGGCGTTCTCCTCACTAAAGTAAAGCATCGGTAAAACGGATAATAAATAGCTAGGCACACTAGGAAGGTGCATTAGGAACCGTTACGGATTGCTCAGTATCTGCTCCGTTTTCCACCAAAATATGGCTACGTCTAGGTTTTGGTAGTGGATTCCAATTGATGCAATCCTGAAACTGTGGATCATCACCTTCCGCAATGATTACCGTTTTGGTAGGACTTTTCTTAATCCTAAAGCCCGACGCGGCGtacatgttgtttttttcgtccaGATTGTCGTTTATATTGTCATCGGTTAGGTTATCATAGTACGATCCGCGGACACCCGGCATTACATGTTCGCTGGTTGTAGCGGTTGCGTCACCGGATGAAACATTACTTGGACCGTAGCGTGCATCAATATCCTGCAACAGGTTCTGGATCTCCTTTTCGCGTTCGTTAAGCTCACGTATATTCCGCACCATGCTGTCGGTCGATTGTGTCTCATGGAGACTATTGCTAGACTGTTCGTGGTTCACCTTGAGCATACTCTGACTCTTATTGATTGACTCTATAATATCTCGAACCGAACGACGCCTTTCGTTGGTATTGTTTTCATTCGCAATCGTCGTTATGTTGCCGGTCGATTCACTGATTTTCATACGTGCGGTTTCAATTTTGCTGCTAATTTCAGTATGGATTGGAGCAACCTTGTGCTTGTACTGCAAATTATCCACAATAATCGTTGTTGTTGGTCCCTCATCATCTGCCTCCGAAGTAGCTGTTGGAAGCGGTTTCGGTACTGTTGGCTTTTCGTTGGTCAACTTGCTTATAGTGCTAACATCTTGAGTAATGTACTTCTCACGATTTTCACGATTTGATCTTCGTGTCGGAACTGGAGTTTCTGGTAGAGCCAAATTTTCGAAATCGACATCAGCTTTGGAAGAAACAGGTTCCTGGCGTACCTCCGGTTGCgttttttcaacctttttccTCGGTGAAGGTGTCGGACTTGTTTCGATAGGAACAGTTACGATTGTAGTATCTACGGTAATCATTGTATCCGAATGTACTACTGTaggtttcgttttttcaaCCACTACATTATTGCTTTCTTTCGGTATAGTTGCCTGTTCTATGTTCGTTAGCTTCTGAACCTCCACTGATTCCTTGGTGATAGTCCCTGTATTACGGGTTTCTGCCACAATTTCACGCTCTATTGTTGAAACTGTTGTAGGAATCTCAGCTTGGGCGTTGTTATTATTGACATCATGCGAGTGTTGCACTGTCGTTTCTACATTTGTATCTGGTCGCACAGCAGATGTATCCTTAGCAGAAGCATCCCCGTTTACTGATGAAATACGCACGAAGCTTTCAATTTCGGCAGTAAGATTGCGTAGATCTTCGTTTTGGACATCTTCTACAGATGGTTCCTCAGGCGTAGAAACGATACGGTTTGCAGGTGCctacacaaaaataaatcattttttaagaCAAATTGTTTCAACTATAAGGAGTTATATATGTATACTTACGACAGCCACCGGTGGAGGTGGAGGTGCTCGTCGTTTGGTACGAGTTCTTGTTCCAGATGTGCGTGATCGTAGGGTGCTACTGTAACTACTGTCCACGCTTACCGTAGACAAAGTGTCCCCTTCCGGTTCCAAATCCACATCGAAAGGATTGACATTGTTGTACTCCTGTCGCGGCACACGTGGTGTTGTGCTGTAGAGATATGATTTACCTatatttcttccatttgcGAAACGAATTTCTAAACGCTTCTTACCCGTACGGTTTGGGTGGAGCTTGCTTTTTTCTCGGTGTAGACGTAACCATCCCGGTGTTGTACGTAGCGAACCCATTTTGAATTGTACTGCGGTAGCGATCGTTCCTCATAAATCCAATTTCATCGTTGTTGCTGTCCTGTGTGGACGAGTGGCGGAGAGTCAGATGAAATTAAAGTTATCagtattattattgttaaatcAACAAAGCGAACGTTGTGCCTGACAATGCAGCAAATGCATGTTGATGTCTACAGCTACATACACAGTGATCGCGTACCTTTGGATGGTCTTGTAAAGAGCTGCGGTAACGCGTGTGCCGTACGAACAGAGGTGTCGTGGTGTAGGATTGGCTTTCGCGTGCCGTTCCATAACCTGAGGCATTCACAGTGTTGCGATACCCACTGGTACCGGCGAAGGAGTCATCGTCGAACGTATCCCTTCTCAATGGTGGAGGGCTTTCAGAAGTTTTATTAATCCCTAGCGTCGAAGAACGTTTCTTTCCGAAACGAATTGATGAATATTGCCTGTAAATGAAGATTAAAATCGCATGTAAGCATTAGGAGGATCGATTGGGGACGGCTGTAGACGTGGAACACTTTCTTATCGGACGAAATGATGATGTCTTGATAGATTTTGTTAAACGGTCGATTGTCTACGTTACTTATTGAACCTTAAACCATCAACCACCGGACCGAAACGGCTCTAACGATCTCAATTAGTCGGTCAGTCCAGCATGCGGTTCAATTAAAATGTTCTCTTGTTTCTATATTCTGTGTGCCCTACGTTCCTGTCGCTATAGACCTTCAAACCTCTTACATGCCGCATTGTAAGATGAAGTGAACTTGACGCGGTTCTGTCTCGCCATGACGTGCGGTCATACGAAGTTAACCGAATGGAGGTCGCATTTCAATTAGTGCAAAACGCCACACATACCAGTGCCGAAAGAGGTATAATGGTTCGAAGGGGGGGGATGGAGAGACAGATCCGACACTACGGATCTAAGTGATCGAGAGGCTAACTGAACCGaaagtttgtttaattatCACACAATGAAACAGTAATGTGGGATACTTTGAAAGTGACCTACAATTATCTGCGATGTAAGGAATTTTCTTCCTCtgtttatatatttaaaatgtgtACTACTTTTGTTGTATTCTACATGAAAGTAGGCCTAAAGTGTTGGATCATCATCAATAAGTCATGCGACAATGGACATGGACAAGGGTTATGCAAAGTAGCATTCAATGGCACTTAATAAACCCGACCGAGGAAGTGCCGACGGTACAGTGCATAAATGCGAATGTTGATTTATGTGTCCTCATTGCATCGAAGTCGATTGGTAAAGTGAACGTTCGAGTGTAgcgaaatttgaaatttactTAAATTATATTCctgattgaaataataaaagttcTGTGCCGCAACAGTGCTGCATGGATATTATGACAAAAAATTACCAGTTATGTAGATAGAAAACTTTGCTCAACATTTTACTTCTTGTCTTCGAAAAACGGAATGGGTGATACCAAACATTCTTGATATACCCTACTTCAACAAACACAATGTTGTGGTGTGCATATGTATGGAGGCGTtcgaaataataatttaaaagttaAGATTTTGATGCCACTTGAGACagagtgcaaaaatgagcccggGTTCAGGAAATGCTAAATTTAGAAGTGATCTCTCCCCCGGTGATCTCAATCTTCTCTTAAGAACTGCATATGGGTGGGGTTAGGCTGCTCCCATTACATAGACCCATAGAGGGAAGACAATGTTGGCGTTATTTGTATGTAAATGTCTACACAACCTACATAAGATCGGTAGTTGATCATTGAGAATAGATCTGAGACCTAAGCATAAAAGTGAGGTCTATATTGTTTATGCATAATTGTGTACTTTCGACTCAGTTTCATCTTGTGCAGGCGTTTCAATTGATGCATAATGATTCAATTGTGTTCCGTGGAACTCTGGTGTACGCTGACAGGctagaaattaattaatatgcCGGGAGAACCCCTACCCCTTAGAAGCCGGTTCAGTATTTTAGCACATAGTTGGGGTTATATTTCGTAAAAAAGATTATTCCCAACACTTGACTCGCGCAACACAACAAGCGACGTGCAAATTGGTAGGCAAAAGATGTATACCACACCTATGTTAGCTTCTGCTCAGGTGACACTGGTGTCGATTGTTTTAGCAACTCTAGCGGAAGTTTGTACGTAAGCATATCAACACCAATTATCATCTGCAGAGCTCATCTCGAATGTTTCACAGTGCTAGAGAAGTCAAAATCAATATGCATCAAAGACTGCGCCAGAAGACTGTGAAGAAAATCAGTGGAAAGTACGAATCCGTTAGAGGGCGCTACTACTAATAGTAGCGTTTGGCGGAAAATAACGATCATTCAGTGTTTTAAGCAAACCGATTCCATATCCGCTGACAGagttacaaaaacacacatttctgTCACTTTACCATTTGCGTTCGAGTGTCTTTTCGTAGGTCGTGGTGATGTAATTCAGATAACCGGCAAAAATGACACAGAACGAACGAGAGGACGAGACGATACGGTACGTAGGTGTGTGACGTCTCGTTCTACGCGAGCGAATGTCGTCTAGTAAGTTGGAACGTTTTGTTCCATAACCAACGCCGAATTACCATTCTCATGGAGCGACAATAAATAAGCTAATTAGAGGATGCCACAGTGGCAATAGTCCCATTGGAACTCAACGCCATTACTCGCCCACAATGAACTGCCGCATACAGCACTTACCACCACTCGCGGATGCCATCGCGCAAACTGGACAGGCTACCGCGCCGATGGGATTTACGTTCCAAGAAGCGTAATCGTTTGTGATTTTCATCCTCGTAGAATGGATTCAGATGCTCTGGATAGTCGTGGATGGAGCTACCGGATCCAAACCCGTTACCCTGCTGTGGTTGATGCCGGGCAAGATTGGTCATTCTGGAAGACGCACGTTCGAACTCACTGACACTGTGCGGATACGGATGATGTCATGCgcataacgtttttttttgtttgtggagTGTCCAAATTTTTCACTTCCTTTTGGGAGCTATATTCGTTGTTTGCTGGTCGTGTTTTGGACACTGACGAAAGACAAGCACGAGTATGAAGCACACAGTACCGGCTCGTCACCTAGTCGACCCCTAACCGCGGTCACCTTTACAGTACGATTGCACCTGAAACACAAGCCACTAGAAACGCATATGACGACTACACCGTCCACTTTCAACAGTACTGCAACAAACCTGGCATAAATGAGAATAGGTAGAACGAGCTTTAGTAGCACCGTACAGCACAAGATCGTCGTTTATCAGCGCACCCCGTTTATCTTATCACCGCGTCATTGAGGGTTGTGTTTGCGTGTTGTTTGAGGGTAGCACTACGGATAGGAGGGGTTGGCGGGTTGGTGGGTTCACGTTGGTGAGCCTCGAAGTTCTCAATGACCAGCCAGCTCGGCCAGGACACATGAAAGCTAACGTCATCGCGATCCCCGTTCGCCAGCAACACTCACTTCCGAACGAACTGATCGCAAGGTGTGTTACGAAGTGGTTACGAAAGCGTTCGCGTTGCGATTTAATCACTAACCGttaatagtttgtttttagtcttttcggtgtttttttctgtttgttttgtttgagttttctTTTACGCTCAACCGCGATGCGATAGCGATTAACGGGGAATCTATCCAGGGTATCGAGCTTCGGAATTATTACCATTGCACCTTTGCACGGTTGGCCCGTTCAACGCTAGTCACGTTCGGTGATCATTAGCAAATTACCAAgagggtgcaaaaaaaatacttcaaccGACAGTGTCCAGCGGGCTCATCCACACGCGGCCTGTGTATGTGCAattaagatgttttttttttcttctttttcacaGCACGGTTGCTACTAAGCATTCTCGCTGCTGTGCCCAGTGGAGTGCATATGGACGGGGAACTTTACCAGACCTAACGTGCCACAGAAGTTCCAATTGATAAGTAGGTTCGATACTGATATCGAACAGGTATGATAACAATTGTTAATGAAACCATCTTTTACGTCGATGTTGGACTCGCTTGGGGAGTGTTCAACGATGTTTGCTATAAATGATGTAACTgtaaattcaacaaaaaatactgaTAACAATTGTCATTTCTTAACATCTTAAATTGGATAACATTGTAAATGCAACAGATTGTTTGTAAGTTTGTAGTATGAATTCAATGTAAAATACTCGTCAGCTAAAACTGAAATAAACAATCGCTAAACTCCTGGTAATATgctcaatttttcaaaatagtAAGTGTGCAAAGGaggaataaatattaatgaatcGTGTAAAATACCATAACTATTGTAATTTATCACGCATATTAAGCAACAAACGCTACTGCAACTTGCAAATGTGTCACTAAGCACAATGAATGGCTCGTGATGCATTCCGTTGGATGCATCGTCTCGTGGTATGCACAATGTCTTCCAAAACCAGTCAAAACGTCGAGGTCATTAACAGTGTTTAGCTCATCGACCAGCTGACAAAGTTCGACGTCATCGACGGTTGAAATATCGGTGTGGGAGTGAGGTATCGGTGCGTGTACAAACGTTTCTAGGCCACATCACAATGGTGCATGTCTTCTGCCACACCGAAGAAGTAAATATACTGCAACGATGGAACGGGATGGGCCAAAGAAAGGCCTAGGGAAGAATTTCACTGCGTTGTGCATCTCGGGCTAAACAGTTAGTTGAACGAACACACACCGAGAAGAGAAGATCTAACGACCGCTCCGTACTTTCTGGTGGAACGATAACggttgttgatgttttattttgctccacCGTGTACACATGTTTGTGGAGCCACTGGGTGCAGATGTTGTACTGGTGGgattaaattcaaattcacTATACGCTGAACGATTTTTTCCTCTGTTTGTTGATGATTGGTGgaagtgtttttgtgtttttggtttcgcTTCTGAACACATGGCTGTGCCAACGGGGGTTTTTTCTCTGATCTGTAAACCTGCTTCCATATGACGAATCGTTCACACTGGACTAAGAGTCACTTGAAggtgttaaaaaattattatgtttttttttattaccctTTACacgaattttaaacatttcatacATGCGTAAACAGAGCGCTATACCTGCACTAGTCACACGTTTACCAAAATCATATGCCTAGACCAGCTTATTCGTATTACTTATGTGAAAACTCGTACAGAGCGTCTAAATTTAGCCACAGCCAGTGTATGTGTAAATGGGACGTGTTCGAGATTTTCCGCTTCTCCGAAaaattgggaaatttttcCATCATGCGCTCAAAGCGCAATTTTCGGCGCTGCTCAGGAATGTTTTCGattagcacaaaaaaaaacttcttaagAATATAAAATAGTATATCACTGCCTTTcttgcaattttgcaaaacacttTCTTTGCGATCGTTATTCGATCCACAAGTACAGTACACAGCACAACCCACAAATATgttgaaaatagtttaaacTTTCGTCAGCACACagtaaaactaattttaaaatcgCATTTATCGCGCACAATTTACACAATCTTTAAATGCACCTTTTATCGAGGAAAATTTGTACCAGTTTGCACAAAGGCCGCAGCAAAGATCGTGCAAGCGCGAGCGTAAAGATATTCACGGAACAAACCAAGCGCCAGTTTTGCCTTGAGTCATTTGTTCAAATCGAAATACGTCGACGTGCGCGATCGCAAGTGTTCAAGCGAAAGCGATGATCGTATGAAGGCTTCACCACTACAAAGCAGCAGACCTTACAGTGTATGACAAACCGAATGCAATGGAATAGGAAAAGCACAGACCAATAAGGTGAAAAAAGAGAGgaaatgttgaagaaaaaagaagttttttttctat
Proteins encoded in this window:
- the LOC125764616 gene encoding HEAT repeat-containing protein 3; this encodes MGKAKKLKLHRNNTNPTGLMNVNQLIEQGLAESAKSGTPVEAIVEQLESAVVEEKICGLQSLATICQGEANIGELVRYNVIRIAASLLVDPDQSVRHATAGALRNLSVISVELCEFMVDQDVLTPLLALLIRFPSNGQWTPTFDKNMQNQMDEHSDTFLHAVNLLWNLCESTSDALNVFNQSQLLENFVTFLDYNVYGQEIAIAVAQCLLVVSEENASSWRVLANHGSELISLLTIQVVDNATIMLRALAAGIIGNVPVLLSSHTSKVLICVSKTLETNHRSALGNLTSMLPFEQQKDLVDLEVTDDVVFDDETEAQSHQRRRKADLPSEGELEVRDVGRLLQAQRIVAEILTNICSSEDDWQSENNDHDNSDGSDAESVYDYDTNGLNESIENTDKISVEVLEAIKSLALVEKLWQKAQPVAENVYQLLIESEPSTLKKLDALRISAMLCLHNLCNNISTDDLGGPAAVYNVWIDLGQQVFQGQRNGKLLEASTSLMRAALEHLRKSPELFQQMTENDLQLMLNGVTECEDIEIRANWLRMLGILGCLLPESHVKVIVDFVLNICANEADVWVLSEAVDSMMDIFADNDWHSIMHGLGMIAKCKQLDRIMREKLKRDKRQLGDRFPAVSTVRTNLSRFCKYLETELKNYKPNTES
- the LOC125764615 gene encoding uncharacterized protein LOC125764615 translates to MTNLARHQPQQGNGFGSGSSIHDYPEHLNPFYEDENHKRLRFLERKSHRRGSLSSLRDGIREWWQYSSIRFGKKRSSTLGINKTSESPPPLRRDTFDDDSFAGTSGYRNTVNASGYGTARESQSYTTTPLFVRHTRYRSSLQDHPKDSNNDEIGFMRNDRYRSTIQNGFATYNTGMVTSTPRKKQAPPKPYGTTPRVPRQEYNNVNPFDVDLEPEGDTLSTVSVDSSYSSTLRSRTSGTRTRTKRRAPPPPPVAVAPANRIVSTPEEPSVEDVQNEDLRNLTAEIESFVRISSVNGDASAKDTSAVRPDTNVETTVQHSHDVNNNNAQAEIPTTVSTIEREIVAETRNTGTITKESVEVQKLTNIEQATIPKESNNVVVEKTKPTVVHSDTMITVDTTIVTVPIETSPTPSPRKKVEKTQPEVRQEPVSSKADVDFENLALPETPVPTRRSNRENREKYITQDVSTISKLTNEKPTVPKPLPTATSEADDEGPTTTIIVDNLQYKHKVAPIHTEISSKIETARMKISESTGNITTIANENNTNERRRSVRDIIESINKSQSMLKVNHEQSSNSLHETQSTDSMVRNIRELNEREKEIQNLLQDIDARYGPSNVSSGDATATTSEHVMPGVRGSYYDNLTDDNINDNLDEKNNMYAASGFRIKKSPTKTVIIAEGDDPQFQDCINWNPLPKPRRSHILVENGADTEQSVTVPNAPS